Proteins found in one Candidatus Krumholzibacteriia bacterium genomic segment:
- a CDS encoding Ig-like domain-containing protein, whose product MGVRRAVLLVAMGVAITLAACAEVGRPPGGPVDRTPPSLVSVDPGSLATDVDLEQPLRFEFSEKIDRRSAARALTTVPRLVLERPDFDDLTVVFEPTETWPPDTVVVWTLTTSLRDGHGVALEEEIRGAFTSAESFPPGRITGDASLKPDPTLPDTAKAPEVDWTQLRAELDLPPPEGSRVTTRWRTADGDETGRFTLRWLDVPSGPYQLTAYLDRNGNARRDEREPVAEVDSLFLGPADSTLTLDESDLVLIDREGPVPVRFRLVSVEVDTVDVVFWARGEVADRSVSSAADTLGRAEVEVPPGRVSWGAWVDLVADGRFGPDSLGSSEPFLAPDTLEVAPATVESLDVRWPDSTLSFDAIDTLRNPPVPFDLQIVPPAPE is encoded by the coding sequence GTGGGCGTACGACGCGCGGTCCTGCTGGTGGCGATGGGGGTGGCGATCACCCTCGCCGCCTGCGCCGAGGTCGGTCGTCCTCCGGGTGGACCGGTCGATCGCACGCCACCGTCCCTGGTGTCGGTCGATCCGGGATCGCTGGCGACCGACGTCGACCTCGAACAGCCGCTGCGCTTCGAGTTCAGCGAGAAGATCGACCGGCGCTCGGCCGCGCGCGCCCTCACGACCGTTCCGCGGCTGGTCCTGGAGCGTCCCGACTTCGACGACCTCACCGTCGTCTTCGAGCCCACCGAGACCTGGCCGCCCGACACGGTGGTGGTGTGGACGCTCACCACCAGCCTGCGCGACGGCCACGGCGTGGCGCTCGAGGAGGAGATCCGGGGGGCCTTCACCAGCGCCGAGTCGTTCCCCCCGGGCAGGATCACCGGCGACGCGAGCCTGAAGCCCGATCCGACGCTTCCCGACACCGCCAAGGCCCCCGAGGTCGACTGGACGCAGCTGCGGGCCGAGCTGGACCTGCCGCCGCCGGAGGGCTCGCGGGTGACCACTCGATGGCGCACCGCCGACGGGGACGAAACGGGGCGCTTCACCCTCCGATGGCTCGACGTGCCGTCGGGGCCCTACCAGCTGACCGCCTACCTCGACCGCAACGGCAACGCGCGGCGTGACGAGCGCGAGCCCGTGGCCGAGGTGGACAGCTTGTTCCTGGGTCCGGCGGACAGTACATTGACCCTCGATGAGTCGGATCTCGTGCTGATCGACCGGGAAGGCCCGGTCCCCGTGCGGTTCCGGTTGGTCTCGGTGGAGGTCGACACCGTCGACGTGGTGTTCTGGGCCCGCGGGGAGGTCGCCGATCGCTCGGTGTCCTCGGCGGCCGACACCCTGGGACGGGCGGAGGTCGAAGTTCCACCGGGCCGCGTGTCGTGGGGGGCGTGGGTGGATCTGGTGGCCGACGGTCGCTTCGGTCCCGACTCTCTCGGGTCGAGCGAACCCTTCCTGGCCCCGGACACGCTCGAAGTGGCTCCGGCCACGGTGGAGTCCCTCGACGTCCGCTGGCCCGACAGCACCCTGAGCTTCGAC